The region TTGCTGCAGCAGGGCCTGGCGGAGGGATTCCGCCGTGGCATCGATGTCGCGGTGCGCACCGCCGAGTGGCTCGGGGATGATGCCATCGACGAGCTTGAGTTCCAGCAGGCGCTTGGCCGTGATGCCCAGGGACTCGGCGGCATCCTGGGCCTTGTCGGCGCTCTTCCACAGGATGGACGCACAGCCCTCGGGCGAGATCACCGAATAGGTGCTGTACTCCAGCATCAGCACCCGGTCACCGACACCGATCGCCAGCGCGCCACCGGAACCGCCCTCGCCGATCACCGTGCAGATGATCGGTGTCTTCAGCTCGGTCATGGCGGATAGGTTGCGGGCGATGGCCTCGCTCTGGCCGCGCTCCTCGGCACCGATACCGGGATAGGCGCCGGGCGTATCGATGAAGGTCAGGAGCGGCAGGCGGAACTTCTCGGCCATCTGCATCAGACGCAACGCCTTGCGGTAACCCTCGGGGCGCGGCATGCCGAAATTGCGCACCAGCTTCTCTTTGGTGTCGTGTCCCTTCTGGTGACCGATCACCATCACCGGCCGGCCATCGATCCGGGCAACGCCGCCGACGATGGCAGCGTCGTCGGCAAAGGCGCGGTCACCGTGCAACTCGTCGAAATCGGTGAACAGGCGTTGGATGTAGTCGAGCGTGTGCGGCCGCTGCGGATGACGGGCGAGCTGTGAGATCTGCCAGGGGCTGAGCTTGGCGAAGATCGACGCGGTCAGCGAGCGGCTTTTCTCCTGCAGGCGCCCGATCTCCTCGCTGATGTTGATCTCGGTGTCGTTACCCAGGAACCGCAGTTCCTCGATCTTGGCCTCGAGCTCGGCGATGGGCTGTTCGAAATCCAGGAAGTTGAGGTTCATAAGGCGAAAGATACAAGAGGCAAGAAGCAAGATACAAGTAGAACACGGAATTATAATCGACTTGTATCCTGCCTCTTGCCCCTTGTATCCGTGGTGGCGTATTCCACCGCCACCTTCTCCTCCCCGGCCAGTTCATGCAGACGGTGGAGCAGTTCGTCGGCCGGGCGCACGTTCCATTCGCGGCCCAGGGCGACCTGGGCACGGGCCGCGCGGTTGCGGTAATCGACCCAGACCGGGCACTTGCCCTGCCGAAACGGCTGCAGGATCTCGGCCAGGGACTGCATGAAACCGTTGCCGGCCTGCGCATCGTCGACCGCGATGACCACTCGCCGGGCGAAGATCTCGCGTGCCTGACTGATATCATAGACTTTGTCGGCGGTGAGTTGCTGGCCGCCCGAATAATCGTCGTAGCCGAGCACTCCCTCCACCACCAGCACCCGGTCCTTGGCGATCAGGTTGCGGTGCTGCTCGAACACATCGGAGAACACCCGCATCTCGACCCGTGCGCTGCGGTCATCGAGGGTGACGAAGGCCATGGAACCGCGCCGGGTCTGGCGCACCCGCAGGGCGAGCACCAGGCCGGCCACCACGACCTGCCGGTCGGTGCTGCGTGAACCCGGGACATCCCCGTTGCCGATCAACGCCGCCAGACGGCCGCTGGTGATGTGCGCCAGCTCGGCCTCGTAGCGGCAGATGGGATGACCGGTGAGATACAGACCGAGGGTCTCCTTTTCGCCCTGCAGGCGGATCTCCTCGTCCCATTCCGGCAGGCTGACGACCTCGACCGGCACGTCCCCGGTCGCGACGACATTGCCGAACAGATCGACCTGCCCCGCACCCGAGTCACGCTCCTGCTGCTCGGCGAGCTTCAATGCAGTCGGCAGTTGCGCCATCAGGGTGGCGCGGTTCCCCCCCAGGCTGTCGCAGGCACCGGCGCGGATCAGCGCCTCCAGCACCCGGCGGTTGAGCTTGCGCAGGTCGACGCGGCGGCAGAAGGTGTACAGGTCCTTGAACGTGCCATGGGCCTCGCGTTCGGCCATCACGCCTTCGATGGCCGCCTGACCGACACCCTTGATGGCGCCGAGGCCGTAGATCACGGTGTCATCGTCGGCCACGGTGAAACGGTAGTCGGAACGGTTGATGTCCGGTGGGATCACCCGCAGCTGCATCGACCGACATTCATCGATGAGCGTGACCACCTTGTCGGTGTTGTCCATGTCCGCCGACAGTACCGCGGCCATGAACGGTGCCAGGTGATGCGCCTTCAACCAGGCGGTCTGGTAGGAGACCAGCGCATAGGCCGCCGAGTGCGACTTGTTGAAACCGTATCCGGCGAACTTCTCCATCAGGTCGAAGATGTAGGTGGCGACGTTCGCATCGACGCCATTGGCGACTGCGCCCTGCGTGAAGATCTCGCGCTGCTGGGCCATCTCCTCGGGCTTCTTCTTGCCCATGGCGCGGCGCAGCAGGTCGGCACCGCCGAGCGTGTAGCCGGCCAGCACCTGAGCGATCTGCATCACCTGTTCCTGGTACAGGATCACGCCGTAGGTCGGTTTGAGGATCGGTTCAAGCTTGGGATGCGGGTATTCGACCCGCTGTTTGCCGTGCTTGCGCGCGATGAAGTCATCGACCATACCCGACTGCAAGGGGCCCGGGCGGAACAGCGCTACCAGCGCGATGATGTCCTCGAAGCTGTCGGGCTGCAGACGCCGGATCAGGTCCTTCATGCCGCTGGATTCCAGCTGGAACACCGCCGTGGTCTGGCAGGCCTTGAGGAGAGCGAATGCCGCCGGATCGTCCAGCGGGATACGTTCGATGTCGACCGCTTCCGCGCCGTGTTCGGCACGCTGACGGTTCAGGGTCGCCAGCGCCCCGTCGATGATGGTCAGCGTGCGCAGACCCAGAAAATCGAACTTCACCAGGCCGACCGCCTCGACGTCGTCCTTGTCGAACTGGCTGACCAGGTTGGCACCGCCGGCCTCGCAGTACAGCGGCGTGAAATCGGTGAGCCTGGAGGGTGCGATCACCACCCCGCCGGCGTGCTTGCCGGCGTTGCGGGAGAGGCCTTCGAGCGACTTGGCGAGGTCGATGATGGCGCGCACGTCCTCTTCGTTCTCGTAGGCCCGGCGCAGTTGCTCGTCCTGGGCCAACGCCTTGTCCAGCGTGATGCCGAGTTCGAAAGGGATCAGTTTGGCGATGCGGTCGACGAAGCCGTAGGGGTGACCGAGCACCCGGCCGACATCGCGCACCACGGCCTTCGCCGCCATGGAGCCATAGGTGATGATCTGCGAGACCTTGTCGCGGCCGTACTTCCCGGCGACGTAATCGATCACCCGGTCGCGACCCTCCATGCAGAAGTCGACGTCGAAGTCGGGCATGGACACGCGCTCGGGGTTGAGGAAGCGCTCGAACAGCAGGTCGTAGTGGATCGGATCGAGGTCGGTGATGGTCAGCGCGTAGGCGACCAGCGAACCGGCGCCGGAACCACGGCCGGGACCGACCGGCACGCCGTTGGCCTTGGCCCATTTGATGAAGTCGGCGACGATCAGGAAATAGCCGGAAAAGCCCATCTGGATGATGACATCGAGCTCGATCTGAAGACGCTCGTCGTAGGGCCTGCGGCGCTCCGCGACGTCCTGCGCGCCCGCATCCGATGGCGCAGCGAACAGTTTTTCCAGCCGTTGCTCCAAGCCCTCGTGCGCCTGCTGCCGGAAGAGTTCGTCCATGGTCATGCCGGCCGGCACCGGGAACTCCGGCAGATAGTTCTTGCCCAGTGTCAGTTCCAGATTGCAGCGCCTGGCGATCTCGACACTGTTTTCCAGTGCCTCGGGGATGTCGGCGAACAGCGCGGCCATCTCCGCGGGTGTCTTCAGGTATTGCTGCTCACTGTGGCGGTGCGGTCGGCGCGGGTCGTCCAGGGTTCGGCCGTCGTGGATGCACACCCGCGCCTCGTGCGCCTCGAAGTCGTCCGGGGCGAGAAAATGCACGTCGTTGGTGGCGACCACCGGCACGGCGCGGCGCGCGGCCAGCTGCACCGCGGCGTGCAGGTACTCCTCTTCATACTCGCGGCCGGTGCGCTGGAGTTCCAGGTAATAGCGATCGGGGAACAGACCGAGCCAGTCGTCCAGAAGTTCTTCGGCAAGCGCGTCGTTGCCGGCGCGCAGGGCCACGCCGACGTCGCCGCTGCGCCCGCCCGACAGGGCGATCAGCCCGGCGCTGTGCGCGCGCAGCCAATCCTTCTGCAGGATCGGCACACCGCGATGCTGACCCTCGATATAGCTGCGCGAAATGAGCGCATTGAGGTTGAGATAGCCGGCACGGTCCTGGCACAGCAAGACCAGCCGGCTGGGTTGGTTCGGATCCTGTGCATTGTGGACCCAGACGTCCGCGCCGATGATGGGCTTGATGCCGGCGCCGATGGCCGCTTTGTAGAACTTCACCAGCGCGAACAGGTTGCTCTGATCGGTCACCGCGCAGGCCGGCATGCCGGCGGCGGCCACCGCCTGCACCAGCGGCTCGATCCGCACGATGCCGTCGACCAGCGAGTATTCGGTGTGCAAATGGAGATGGACGAAGGGCACGGGCATGCCGGGGAGTCTCCGGCTTTGGGCGGGGGGATTCAAGACTTGACTTGCGCGGCCCGCGGTCCCCGCGCGGAGCTGCCGTCGCAGCCGGCCCGGTCAACCACGAAGGACACGAAGGGCACTAAGGAAATCCATAGTTTATTGCGTAATGCAAAACAGAAGGCGCATGCTGGAACCCGGTGGATCAGCTTGGGTGGGCACCTGTTGCATGCCCACGCGACGGCCGCGGTGATCCATCGAAGTCGATTCCGCATAGGCGCGGACCAGGTGCCACCCTGCCAAGCCAAAGGCGGGTATTTTTTTCACGTCAATACCCTTGTGTCCTTCGTGTCCTTCGTGGTTATACGTACACAGGCAGGCTATAAGAGCCGCCGTACCGGCGCGAAACTGCGCCGGTGGATGGGGGTGACGCCCAGGCGCGCCAGCGCGGCGAGGTGCCCGGGGCTGGGATAGCCCTTGTGGCCGGCCAGGCCGTAGCCCGGGTACTGGGCGTCCAGTTCGACCATCTCGTGGTCGCGCGCGACCTTGGCGATGATGGAGGCGGCGCTGATGGCCGCGACACGGCTGTCACCCTTGATGACCGCCTCGGCCGGGCAAGGCAGCTCGGGGCAGCGGTTGCCGTCGATGAGTGCGAAATCCGGTACCGTCGTGAGTGCCAGCACGGCACGCCGCATGGCCAGGAGACTGGCCTGCAGGATGTTGAGCGCGTCGATCTCCTCCACCTCGGCGCGTCCCAGGGCCCAGACGAGCGCACACTCCCGGATGATCGGTGCCAACGCCTCCCGGCGCGTCTCGCTGAGCCGCTTGGAATCGGCCAGACCGTCGATGGGGCGCGCAGGATCGAGGATCACCGCGGCCGCCACCACCGGCCCCGCCAGCGGGCCGCGACCGACCTCGTCGACCCCGGCGACCAGGCGCAGACCGCGGGTGAAATCGAAGTCCACGTGGTCGTTCATCCTGAACACCGCGTTTGCCACGGGAACACGCGGAACGGCACGGACCGAGACCTTTCAGCCACGGAACCCACGGGGGATTTCTTATCCTGAAAATTCATATCAGCCACGGAAACACACGGAAGAACACGGAAATAAAACCGTGTCACAAAGCTCCGCTTCAGCACCTGGCGGGTGATAGGGGCTGTTGTGTGAAGCATATGATCTTGTCCGTGTTTTCCCGTGTGCTTCCGTGGCCAATACGGTTTGGGGGTTTGTGGGTCAGTGATTGTCAGTGTATTCCGTATGCTTCCGTGACTGAGATGCGGCTGCAGATTCATCGTCCGGCGACCTCGAGCACGGCCGCTGCGGCGCTGCGATCGGCATCGCGGCGCAGTGCGTGATGCAGCTCGTCGAAGGCGGTGATCAGCCGCGTGCGCGTGGCGCTGTCGTCCAGGCATTGCAGGACCGCCTCACCCAGGATCTCCGGCAGCACGTCATCCTGCAGGAATTCAGGGACCAGTGCCCGCCCGGCCAACAGATTGGGCAGTGCGAAATGCGGCAGTTTGACCAGCCGCCGCGCCAGCCAATAGGTGAGCGGCGCCAGGCGGTAAGCCACCACCATCGGCCGCTTCAGCAGCAGCGCCTCCAGGGTCGCCGTACCCGAGGCCAGCAGCACGGCGTCGCTCGCCGCCATCACCTGGCGCGCATTGCCGTCGATGAGTTGCACCGGCAACTCGCCCCCCTGCCGGTCGAGGGCCGTCACGAAGATCGCGCGGGTGGTCGCATTGGCCAGCGGCACCACGAAATGGATACCGGGCCGGTGACGCACACACCACGCCATCGTCCCGACGAAGCGCTCGGCCAGCCGCGCCACCTCGCCGGCACGGCTGCCGGGCAGCAGCGCCACCAGGGGGACGTCCGTGGGCAGCCCCAGGGTCGCCCGCGCCGCGTCCGCCGCGACACGCTCCGGGATCATGTCGGCGAGCGGGTGCCCGACGAACGACACCGGTACGGCATGCTCACGGTAGAATTCGGCCTCGAAGGGGAACAGGGCCAGCATGCGGTCGACACTGCGCGCGATCTTGCGGACCCGGCCACGCCGCCAGGCCCACACCGAGGGGCTCACATAGTGTACGGTCGGGATACCACTGCGCTTCAATCGCTGCTCGACACCCAGATTGAAATCCGGCGCGTCGATGCCCACGAACACGTCCGGTGGATTGGCGAAGAAATGCCGGACGATCTCACGGCGGATGCGCAGCAACCGCGGCAGATGCACGAGCACCTCGACCAGGCCCATCACCGACAGTTCCTCCAGCGGGAACAGGCTGTGGCAGCCGGCGGCCAGCATCTGCGGCCCGCCGATACCTTCGACCACCGCGTCCGGATGATGCTCGTGGATGGCGCGGATCAGGCCGGCACCGAGCAGGTCACCGGACATCTCGCCGGCGACGATGCCGATGCGCAGGGGTGCGGTACTCGGTTGCGGGGTTTGCATAGGAGATTTTATTGCCATATTGGCGGGGACATGTCATCCAAGCGGCTGGGTCTGTGAAAATCTCGACGACGCTTTGAAAGACCTGCTTACTTTGGTGAGACTTGCTGGCATGCCCCGGCGGGTCCGGCTACCGACTGGGCACGCCTCTATCGCACGATCCCGCGCTGCCGCTTCTCCAGAAACTCGACCATAATGCCCACTTCCCGGCAGTCGGCGGCCTGCACACGCAAGGCCTCGATGGCCTCCTGCAGGGTGAGCTTGGAGCGGTACAGGGTCTTGTAGGCCTGCTTGAGCGTGCGGATGGCGTCGGCGTCGAAGCCGCGTCGCTTGAGCCCCTCGGTATTCAGGCCATGCGGCTGGGCGGAGTAACCACTGACCATCACGTAGGGCGGTACGTCCTTGGCAATGCCGGTGCTGAAGGCGGTGAAGCTGTGCTCGCCCAGGGCGCAGAACTGATGCACCAGGGTGAAACCGCCGAGGATCACGTAGTCCTCGATGCGCACATGCCCGGCCAGCGAGGCATTGTTGGCGAACACCGTGTGGCTGCCGATCACGCAGTCGTGCGCGATGTGCACATAGGCCATGATCCAATTGTCATCGCCGATGCGCGTGACACCCTGATCCTGCACGGTACCGCGATTGATGGTGACGAACTCGCGGATCGTGTTGCCGTCGCCGATCTCCAGGCGCGTCGGTTCGCCCGCATATTTCTTATCCTGCGGGGCATCACCGAGCGAGACGAACTGAAAGATACGGTTGTCGCGGCCAATACGGGTCGGGCCGTTGATGACCGCGTGCGGGCCGATGGTGGTACCGGCGCCGATCTCGACGTCCGGGCCGATCACCGCATAGGGGCCGATGCTGACATCCTCGGCCAATTCCGCCTTCGGGTCGACGACTGCGCGCGGATCGATCAAATGTCTACACTCCGTTCCGTGCACATGATCTGAGCACTCGCGGCAAGCTTGCCCGCGACGGTCGCCTCGCCCTCGAACACCCAGATACCCCGCTTGCTGTTGACGAAGCGCACCTCGAGCATGAGCTGATCACCCGGCTCCACCGGTCGCTTGAAGCGCGCCTTGTCGATACCCACCAGGTAGAACAGTGAATCGTTGTTGGCGGCACGATCCACGGTGCGGAATGCCAGCAGACCGGTGGCCTGCGCCAGTGATTCAAGGATCATCACTCCGGGCATGATTGGCCGCTGCGGGAAATGGCCATTGAAGAACGGCTCGTTGAAGCTCACGTTCTTGTAGCCGCGCAGGAATTCACCCTGCCGGTAGTCCAGCACACGGTCGATGAGCAGGAAGGGATAACGGTGCGGCAGCAGCCGCAGGATGTCGTTGATGTTCAGTGTCGTCTCGGTCATGTCCGTATCTCGTCATCCCAAACTCGCAGTCTTATGGCCACGAAATGCACGAAAACACCATTAATACTTGAGATCATGGCTGCCTCATTATTTTTGCGCTGAACACACCTGTTTCAGCCACGGAAGCACACGGAAAAACACGGACAAGATCATAGGCTTCACACGATAGCCCCACGGTACCTGCCAGGTGCCGGGGCAAGGCTTCGGGACGCGGTTTCATTTCAATGTCTTCCGTGTGCTTCCGTGGCAAATCCGGCTTTGGGTTTTCGGGACCGCCGTGACTCAAGATTTTTTCGTGAATTTCGTGCATTTCGTGGCTAAGCGTCTTTTCCTGCCAGCTTCCGCTCCAGTGCCTGCAGGCGCCGGGCCATGTCATCCAGGCGCCGCAGGCGCGCGACGATCCGGTTCCACTGCTCGCCGGGCAGCACGGCCAGGCCCGAGGAGTACACACCCGGCTCAGTGATCGACTTGGTCACCATGGACATGCCGGTGACCACGGTGTGGTCGGCAATCTCCAGGTGCCCGACCACACCGACGCCGCCAGCCAGCATGCAGTGGGCACCGATCCGGGCGCTGCCGGAGATGCCGACGCAACCGGCGACGGCAGTATGCGCGCCGACCTGCACGTTGTGTGCGATCTGAATCTGATTATCGAGCTTGACACCGTCGGCGATCACGGTGTCCTCCAGCGCCCCCCGGTCCACGGTCGTGTTCGCGCCGATTTCGACGTCATCGCCGATGTACACGCTGCCGAGCTGTGGAACTTTGATCCAGCGACCGGCATCCTTGGCGATGCCAAAGCCGTCGCTGCCAACGACCACACCGGGATGAAACAGGCAATCGCGGCCGATGCTCACACCGTGACACAGTACGACGCCGGCGACCAGGCGCGTGTTCGCGCCGATGACGACGTCGCGCTCCAGTACACAGCCGGGGCCGATCACCGCACCGGCACCGATCGCGACGCGCGCGCCGATCACACACAGCGGGCCGATGCTTGCCGTTGGATCGATGTGGCAGTCGTCTCCCACCACCGCCGTCGGATGCACGCCCGGTGGTGGTGTCTCCACCGCGGTGAGCAGTGTCGCGACCCGTGCGTAGGTCGCGTACGGATTACTGCTTACCAGGGCCGGTACCGGACAGGCTGCCAGATCCGCAGCGGCCAGGATAACGGCCCCGGCGCGGGTATCATCGAGGTAGCGGCGATAACGCGGATTTGCCAGAAAGCTGATGCAGTCCGGCCGCCCGTCCTGCAGCGTACAGACACCCGCGATGGACAGTGCCGCGTCACCGTGGGGTTCGGTCCCCGTGCGCGCGGCCAGCTCACCCAGTGTCAAGCTCACCCGATTGCACCCTCTGCCGCTGGCCTCAGTTGCCTTGCTGTTTCAGACGCGTGAGCACCGCATCGGTGATGTCGATGCGGGTACTGGCGAACACCACGCCTTCGCTGACGATGAGATCATAGTTCTCTGCCTTGGCCAGATCGACGATGGCATCGTACAAACGCCGCTGCAGCTTGGAGAGCTCTTCGTTGCGACGGATGTTGAGATCCTCGCGGAACTCGTCCTGGGCGCGCTTCAGGTCACGCTTGCGGCTGACCAGATCACGCTCGGCCTTGCCGCGGTTGGCATCGCTCATGACGGCAGCATCGCGACCCAGCTTGTCTTCCGTCTGTTTGATGTCACGCTGCAGTGCGACCAGCTCTTTCTCGCGTGGCGCGAATTCCGCCTCCATCTTGCTGATGGCCGCCTTGGCCTGCGGCGCCTCCTCCATCAGCTTGACGGTATTCACGAACCCGATCTTGACCTCCGCCAGCACCAGTGCTGGCGCCAGCAGGCACAGGGCAAACAGGGTCTTCACGATATAACGCATATTCAAGGTATGTCTCCCGGCTCTCAAGAAGTCACGAAATCACATATTGGTGCCAATGGTGAACTGGAACACCTGGGTATCGTCGCCCGCCTTGTCGTTCAGCGGCTTGGCCAGGCTGAAGGTCAAGGCGCCCAGCGGTGACAACCACGTGGCACCCACACCAACGGAATAGCGCAGCTCCGCGGCATCGAAGTCATCATAACCCGGATAGACGTTGCCCACATCCAGGAACGTGCTCATCCGGAACGAATTGCTCTGGGCAAAGAACGGTGGCGGGAACAGGATCTCCACGTTGCCGACCACCCGGAAACCGCCACCCAGCGGATCGTTCTGGGAATCCCGCGGGCCGAGGGTATTGTCCTCGAAGCCACGCACCGAGCGCACGCCGCCGGCATAATAATTCTTGAAAAACGGCAGCGCGTCGAAGTCGCCGAAGCCGTCGCCATAGCCCACCTCGCCGTTCAGCATCAGGGTGAACTGCCGGGTCAGCGGCACGAAGGTCTGTTGCTCGTAACCGAGCTTGTAGTACTGCAGGTCCATGCCCGGAACGGTGATCTCGGCGGTGGCGCGCTGCAGGGTGCCACGGTCCGGGAAGATGATCTTGTTGCGGGTATCGTGCGCCCAGCTGCCGGTCAGCTTGACACTATCGAAGCGGTTGCCGTTGGCGTCGATGAATTGCCGGACCTGGTCAGAGGAATAGATGGTCTCACGGATGTCCAGGTTCTCGTATTCGACGTTCAGGCGCACTGTGTCGAATTCGTTGATCGGGATACCGTAACTGACGTTGCCACCGAAGCTATTCACGGCGTAGTTGGAAAGATTGGCCTCGCTGGCGTCGGTCTCACGGTAATAGAGACCGAAGCCGCGGCTCACCCCATCGATGGTGTAGTACGGATTCAGATAGGAGAAGCTGTAGATCGTATTCACGTCACTGTTATTGAAGGCCAGGCTGACACGCTTGCCACTGCCCAGGAAGTTGTTCTGGCTGATGCTGGTGTTGAACAGGATACCGTCCGTCTGCGAATAGCCCACACCCACCATCAGGTTGCCCGACGGCCGCTCGGTCACCGAATAGTTTACGTCCACCTGGTCGGTCGTACCGGGCACCGTGGGGGTCTCGACGTTGACCTGCTCGAAGAAGCCGAGGCGGTCCAGGCGGGTGCGTGAGCGCTCCACCGCCGCGGCCGAGAACCAGCCGCCCTCCATCTGGCGCATCTCGCGGCGCAGCACCTCGTCGCGGGTGCGGGTGTTGCCCACCATGTTGATACGGCGTACATAGACACGCTTGCCGGGGTCGACGAAGAAGGTCACGATGACCTTCTTGGTCTCGTGATCGACGTCCGGGATGGTGTTGACGTTGGCGAAGGCATAGCCCTCGTTGCCGAGCCGCTCGCTGATGCGGGTGACGGTCTCAGTGACACGTTTGCGCGAGAATACGTCGCCCGGATTCAGGTCCACCAGCGGGAAGAGCTCCGGCGGGTCGACCACCAGGTCACCGGCCAGACGCACCTCGCTGACATGGAACTGATCACCCTCGGTGACGTTGATGGTGACATAGATATCCTTCTTGTCGGGCGTGATCGACACCTGGGTGGAATCGATGCTGAAGTTGATGTAGCCACGGTCCAGGTAATAGGATCGCAGCATCTCCAGATCACCCGACAGCTTCTGCTTGGAATACTGATCGACGCCGGTATAAAAGGACAGCAGTGTCGGCGTACTGAGCTGGAAATCCTTCAGCAGTGTCTTGTCGCTGAACACCTTGTTGCCGACGATGCTGATCTGCTTGATACGCGCGGCACGGCCTTCCGAAACGTCGATGTTGATGCCGACGCGATTGCGTTCCAGCGGTGTCACGGTGGTGGTGATCTTCACACCGTACTTGCCGCGGCTGAAGTACTGACGCTCGAGTTCCTGCTCGACCTTCTCGAGCAGTGAGCGGTCGAACACACGCCCCTCGGCGAAGCCGATTTCCTTCAGCGATTCCAGCAGCGGCTCGGTCTCGATATCCTTGTTGCCGGTAATCTCGATGCTGGAGATCGCCGGGCGCTCCTGTACCACGACGACGAGTACACCGTTGTCGCGCTCGATGCGCACGTCCTTGAAGAAGCCGGTCCTGAAGAGGGCCCGAATGGCCGCGGCAGAGCGTGCCTCGTCGAAGGTTTCGCCCGTCTTCACCGGCAGGTAGCTGAACACTGTGCCGGGCGCGATGCGCTGCAGGCCCTCGACACGGATATCGGTGACAGTGAACGGCTCGAAGGCCCAGGCATTCCCCGCGACCGCGCCGGCCAGCACGCAGGAGCGCAACAAAAATCTCATGGTAGCGGCTTCCATTTCTTGTTGTCGTCTCAACCGAGCAGACGCGTGAAGTCATTGAACAGCGCCAAACCCATCAGCGCGAGAAGGGCGGCAATGCCGATCCGCTGACCGAACAACTCGGTCTGCTCCGAAACGGGACTGCCCTTGAAAAACTCAATAAGGTAATACAACAGGTGCCCCCCATCCAGTACCGGCACCGGTAACAGATTGAGTACGCCCAGGCTGATGCTGACGATGGCGAGAAAACCCAGAAAGGTGGCCAGCCCGATGCGCGCCGACTGGCCGGCGTACTCGGCGATGCTGAGCGGACCGCTGATGTTGTCGAGCGACGCCTCGCCCACCACCATCTTCCACAGCGTGCGCAGCGTCAGCACGCTCATGTCCCAGGTCTTGACGAGGCTCGGCCCCAGCGCGGCGAGTGGCCCGTAGCGCGTCTCCGTGCGCAGCTCCGCGCCGAGTCCCGGCGGTATGCGCACCTCTGCACCGATGCGGCCGATGGCGCGGTCGTCGATGACGACGCGGTCCGGTCGCAGCGTCAGCCCGATCACCGCGCCATCGCGGTCGACCCGCACCGCAATGGGCTGCTCGGCGTGCCCCTGCACGTACCGGACCCAGTCCCCCCAGTCCTCCATGGTGGTACCGTCGGCACTCAGGATGCGGTCGCCGGGCTGCAGACCAGCGGCGGCCGCCGCCCCGTCGGGCACTATCCGCTCGATCACCGCCGGCAGCCGCGGGCGCCAGGCCTTGAGGCCGAGCTTGTCGAGCAGATTGCCGCGGTCCAGCAGTCCCTCCACGGGACCCAGGTCCAGATAGACAGTGCGCACCCGGCCGTCGATACCCTCCACCTCCAACGCCAGGCGACTGCGGTCCAGCGCCCCCTCCAGCAGCGCCAGCAGGGCGCTGTCCCAGGTCGGGGTGGCGACACCGTCGATGCTCTTCAGCAGATCGTGCGTCTCGATGCCGGCCGCGGCGGCCAGGCCCTGCGGTACGGGTTCGATGATCGGCTTGGCGCCGGGCACGCCGTACACGAACATGGCCCAATAGGCCAGGATGGCGAACAGGAAATTGAAGGCCGGCCCCGCCACCACCACCGCCATGCGCCGCCCGACGGGCTGGCGGTTGAAGGCGCGTGCGCGCTCCGCGACGGGCACCGGCCCCTCGCGCTCGTCGAGCATCTTCACATAGCCGCCGAGCGGGATCGCCGCGACGACGAATTCCGTGCGGTCGGCGCCGTGGACATACCGCCACAGCGGCTTGCCGAAGCCGATCGAGAAGCGCAGCACCTTCACGCCGACCTGGCGCGCGACCCAGTAGTGCCCGAACTCGTGCACGGTGATGAGCAGACCCAGGGCGAGCACGAAGGCCGCGGCCGCGATCAGGAAGGCGCTCATGAGCTGCGCCTGCGCTGGCTGGCGGTGAGTTGTTCGGTGGCGCAGGCGCGGGCCGCAGCATCGGCGTCCAGGACGTCCTGCAGGGACTCGGCGGCACCGATGCTGCAGATACCGAGCGTCGCCT is a window of Gammaproteobacteria bacterium DNA encoding:
- the accA gene encoding acetyl-CoA carboxylase carboxyl transferase subunit alpha, whose amino-acid sequence is MNLNFLDFEQPIAELEAKIEELRFLGNDTEINISEEIGRLQEKSRSLTASIFAKLSPWQISQLARHPQRPHTLDYIQRLFTDFDELHGDRAFADDAAIVGGVARIDGRPVMVIGHQKGHDTKEKLVRNFGMPRPEGYRKALRLMQMAEKFRLPLLTFIDTPGAYPGIGAEERGQSEAIARNLSAMTELKTPIICTVIGEGGSGGALAIGVGDRVLMLEYSTYSVISPEGCASILWKSADKAQDAAESLGITAKRLLELKLVDGIIPEPLGGAHRDIDATAESLRQALLQQLDNIGGLTPEQLLKARYQRIMGYGHFSVS
- the dnaE gene encoding DNA polymerase III subunit alpha — its product is MPVPFVHLHLHTEYSLVDGIVRIEPLVQAVAAAGMPACAVTDQSNLFALVKFYKAAIGAGIKPIIGADVWVHNAQDPNQPSRLVLLCQDRAGYLNLNALISRSYIEGQHRGVPILQKDWLRAHSAGLIALSGGRSGDVGVALRAGNDALAEELLDDWLGLFPDRYYLELQRTGREYEEEYLHAAVQLAARRAVPVVATNDVHFLAPDDFEAHEARVCIHDGRTLDDPRRPHRHSEQQYLKTPAEMAALFADIPEALENSVEIARRCNLELTLGKNYLPEFPVPAGMTMDELFRQQAHEGLEQRLEKLFAAPSDAGAQDVAERRRPYDERLQIELDVIIQMGFSGYFLIVADFIKWAKANGVPVGPGRGSGAGSLVAYALTITDLDPIHYDLLFERFLNPERVSMPDFDVDFCMEGRDRVIDYVAGKYGRDKVSQIITYGSMAAKAVVRDVGRVLGHPYGFVDRIAKLIPFELGITLDKALAQDEQLRRAYENEEDVRAIIDLAKSLEGLSRNAGKHAGGVVIAPSRLTDFTPLYCEAGGANLVSQFDKDDVEAVGLVKFDFLGLRTLTIIDGALATLNRQRAEHGAEAVDIERIPLDDPAAFALLKACQTTAVFQLESSGMKDLIRRLQPDSFEDIIALVALFRPGPLQSGMVDDFIARKHGKQRVEYPHPKLEPILKPTYGVILYQEQVMQIAQVLAGYTLGGADLLRRAMGKKKPEEMAQQREIFTQGAVANGVDANVATYIFDLMEKFAGYGFNKSHSAAYALVSYQTAWLKAHHLAPFMAAVLSADMDNTDKVVTLIDECRSMQLRVIPPDINRSDYRFTVADDDTVIYGLGAIKGVGQAAIEGVMAEREAHGTFKDLYTFCRRVDLRKLNRRVLEALIRAGACDSLGGNRATLMAQLPTALKLAEQQERDSGAGQVDLFGNVVATGDVPVEVVSLPEWDEEIRLQGEKETLGLYLTGHPICRYEAELAHITSGRLAALIGNGDVPGSRSTDRQVVVAGLVLALRVRQTRRGSMAFVTLDDRSARVEMRVFSDVFEQHRNLIAKDRVLVVEGVLGYDDYSGGQQLTADKVYDISQAREIFARRVVIAVDDAQAGNGFMQSLAEILQPFRQGKCPVWVDYRNRAARAQVALGREWNVRPADELLHRLHELAGEEKVAVEYATTDTRGKRQDTSRL
- the rnhB gene encoding ribonuclease HII, whose translation is MNDHVDFDFTRGLRLVAGVDEVGRGPLAGPVVAAAVILDPARPIDGLADSKRLSETRREALAPIIRECALVWALGRAEVEEIDALNILQASLLAMRRAVLALTTVPDFALIDGNRCPELPCPAEAVIKGDSRVAAISAASIIAKVARDHEMVELDAQYPGYGLAGHKGYPSPGHLAALARLGVTPIHRRSFAPVRRLL